The Flavobacterium jumunjinense genome includes a region encoding these proteins:
- a CDS encoding tetratricopeptide repeat-containing sensor histidine kinase yields MNIAAIFIVAFSFSQTTQLKRLKETLNTVDVEASKRLIEDIEKLPLNLNQKANFNYLKANFYKLVNEDNKAYEYYLKSKKAYVQQDSLSKVATINIEIVSLLLAIEKNKIDYNLYIKEFIEYAEKSNDSKGLSEAYMQLGKSFYNTNPKLAIDYFFKALKENTSPKEEVFKARIMQNIGATYASDGILKLDSALYFYNKAMPIYQKNKLDEYISYIYINKGVVFTKMKRYDEAITYFYKADSIPVKEFKNKNKAIIYGFLANAYKENGNFKEAIAFIEKQKVYQDILDEKEQNKAIIEIDTKYKTVEKEKENKALKQINFKNKITIVVSLVLLLLSILIGVLSFKNIANKKKIVEQQKTIEVNQLENKLKQNQLTEIDKMLEVQEKERQKIADELHDNLGSLLTTLKINFETIRNQNNNFELFDKTNALLDEAYNEVRTIAHLKNSGVIGKQGLLTAVKKMADKMTVPNKILFNVIPSGLNERIDNTLEILLLRIIQELAANILKHAAAKEVNIYINQYDDEMNLMIEDDGIGFDLLEINETKGIGLKNIERKIEQLNGTFTIDSKKGRGTTIIIDLPL; encoded by the coding sequence ATGAATATAGCAGCAATTTTTATTGTTGCTTTTTCATTTTCACAAACTACGCAATTAAAAAGACTAAAAGAAACACTTAATACGGTAGATGTTGAAGCGTCTAAAAGATTAATTGAAGATATTGAAAAATTGCCTTTAAATTTAAATCAGAAAGCCAATTTTAATTATTTAAAAGCCAATTTTTATAAGTTAGTAAACGAAGACAATAAGGCATACGAATATTATTTAAAATCAAAGAAAGCCTATGTGCAACAAGATAGCCTATCAAAAGTAGCCACTATAAATATAGAAATAGTTTCACTGTTGTTAGCTATCGAAAAAAATAAAATTGATTACAATCTCTATATCAAAGAGTTTATTGAATATGCAGAAAAATCAAACGATTCCAAAGGGCTTAGTGAAGCCTATATGCAATTAGGAAAATCATTCTATAACACCAATCCAAAACTAGCAATAGATTATTTTTTTAAAGCATTAAAAGAAAATACAAGTCCAAAAGAAGAGGTGTTTAAAGCGCGAATTATGCAAAATATAGGAGCGACCTATGCTTCAGACGGAATTTTAAAATTAGATTCAGCACTTTATTTCTACAACAAAGCCATGCCTATTTATCAAAAAAATAAACTAGACGAATACATTTCCTATATCTATATTAATAAAGGTGTAGTGTTTACAAAAATGAAACGCTATGATGAGGCAATAACATATTTTTATAAAGCAGATTCTATACCCGTAAAAGAATTTAAAAATAAAAACAAAGCAATTATTTATGGTTTTTTAGCGAATGCCTATAAAGAAAATGGAAATTTTAAAGAAGCCATTGCTTTTATAGAAAAACAAAAAGTGTATCAAGATATTCTAGATGAAAAAGAGCAAAACAAAGCCATTATAGAAATAGATACAAAATACAAAACCGTAGAAAAAGAAAAAGAAAACAAAGCACTAAAACAAATTAATTTTAAAAACAAAATAACCATTGTAGTCAGTTTGGTTCTGTTGTTATTATCTATTCTAATAGGTGTTTTATCATTTAAAAATATAGCAAACAAGAAGAAAATTGTAGAGCAACAAAAAACAATTGAAGTCAATCAATTAGAAAATAAACTAAAGCAGAATCAATTAACCGAGATTGATAAAATGTTAGAAGTTCAGGAAAAAGAGCGACAAAAAATCGCAGACGAACTACATGATAATTTAGGTAGTTTGTTAACCACTTTAAAAATAAACTTTGAAACCATAAGAAACCAAAATAATAATTTTGAACTGTTCGATAAAACAAATGCACTACTGGATGAAGCTTATAATGAAGTACGAACAATTGCACACTTAAAAAATAGCGGAGTAATTGGGAAACAAGGACTCTTAACAGCAGTAAAAAAAATGGCAGATAAAATGACTGTGCCAAACAAAATTTTATTCAATGTTATTCCATCGGGTTTAAATGAAAGAATAGACAATACATTAGAAATATTGTTATTGAGAATTATCCAAGAATTAGCTGCCAATATTTTAAAACACGCAGCAGCAAAAGAAGTAAATATTTATATAAATCAATATGACGATGAAATGAATCTAATGATTGAAGATGATGGAATAGGATTTGATTTACTAGAAATAAATGAAACAAAAGGTATTGGACTAAAAAATATAGAAAGAAAAATAGAACAACTAAACGGAACTTTTACCATAGATAGTAAAAAAGGAAGAGGAACAACCATAATAATAGATTTACCATTATGA
- a CDS encoding DUF1353 domain-containing protein translates to MKKIKFLDGKIKEMSLLEIEKMNVDEITEVYDEVSNQWQKPMFDKDISVFTNPEENDFKAMGGQPYWGRYKADHKVRNGVRQFSAILWNIPFGQSWEEWAEKTPARVRGHYFPKPTRYKSNGVNLWGEFDVPDTTCNPTPSYGYFEGVFNPEWLDDGRKMRLTSNVTYIDPYGKRWTAPTGHVVDGASIPASLWSVAGPPFAGKYRFASVFHDVECDTRNNTFDDVHDMFYYAMLAKGVSPVEAWSKVEPVKVYQHAIAHHFGKKWIFFS, encoded by the coding sequence ATGAAAAAAATAAAATTTTTAGACGGAAAAATCAAAGAAATGTCTCTTTTAGAAATTGAGAAAATGAATGTAGATGAAATAACAGAAGTGTATGATGAGGTATCAAATCAATGGCAAAAACCAATGTTTGATAAAGACATTTCAGTATTTACAAACCCAGAGGAAAATGATTTTAAAGCCATGGGAGGTCAACCTTATTGGGGAAGATATAAAGCAGATCATAAAGTAAGAAACGGAGTTAGACAATTCTCAGCAATACTCTGGAATATACCTTTTGGACAATCATGGGAAGAGTGGGCGGAAAAAACACCAGCAAGAGTAAGAGGACATTACTTTCCAAAACCAACTCGTTATAAAAGTAATGGTGTGAATTTATGGGGTGAGTTTGATGTACCAGATACAACATGTAACCCAACACCAAGTTACGGATATTTTGAAGGAGTTTTTAATCCAGAATGGTTAGATGATGGACGTAAAATGAGGTTAACAAGCAATGTGACTTATATAGATCCGTATGGAAAAAGATGGACAGCTCCTACAGGACATGTTGTAGACGGAGCTTCAATACCAGCTTCACTTTGGAGTGTTGCAGGACCACCCTTTGCAGGGAAATACCGATTTGCATCTGTGTTTCACGATGTGGAGTGCGATACAAGAAATAATACGTTTGATGACGTGCATGATATGTTTTATTATGCAATGCTAGCAAAAGGCGTTAGTCCAGTTGAAGCATGGTCTAAAGTAGAACCTGTTAAGGTCTATCAACACGCAATTGCTCATCACTTTGGTAAAAAATGGATTTTTTTTAGTTAA
- a CDS encoding VPS10 domain-containing protein, translating into MKNYISLLLVVCFASNSWSQEYKEMIIKGTYTVQEIQAKAEAHFAIVGKERGKGYKPYKRWEYDALRNMDENGILKTPEFYYNELERYNQYRNNSSTTFAKTAQGTWEEVGPTYWSDDNSNGWNPGVGRITSVSVESANRNHIIVGGASGGVWRTVDGGTTWTVLTDNMSNLTVSALTINPLDNTNYFWGSSNGAIFSSTDSGSTWSLLSDTGAGTVNKILIDPTDDTKMYCSVQGGGIYKSTDSGATWTIIHALATTGYDVEFKPGVTSTIYATGNKYFKSIDGGVTFTTENALSIYQQEYASGTTNWISASSNLNNTVDPRTGNGLGLFYINNYSHPVTRLIPPVVNLTGATAPKLNFSYTNVSWDSDIDELKVLYKTSLGGTWTVLATYTAETTAWQDITLDLPNQSSEYYVAFEGKSNYGRGLTLDDVSIEDVTLGVLFENGFESNSPLSTGPKMMGVSANNPNVVYILEAENGKFGAFYRSTDSGNSFTKLNHGTNNYFGYESNADDDRGQAPRDMDIAVNPNDANDVHIAGILSWRSTNAGDTFSITSQWVPGSAANQNIGYCHADIDIMEYVGDKLYVGSDGGIFVAENPLVVNSNYYTDLSTGLGIRQFYKIGVNQNVPEVITGGAQDNGASVFTSTGVWKDWLGADGMETFVDKTNNNTLYGTTQNGSLYKSNNQGTTYFGLNSPDNKDGNWVTPFEQDPLIANRIYSGYDQVYRSNDGGSTWTAISQTFGGNLNHLKIAPSNNTIMFAAIGSTLYKTANGGITNWTTLSGFSGSINSIAIHPTDANKIAIATTGAQKVYVSTDGGVNWTSYLKNLPGFSALALVWTDHEQDGLYVGMNYGVYYIGTTDPAAEWLPFSNNLPNVQISELEINTASNKLFAGTYGRGLWKSDLFEPGALNISEFEALNTISLFPNPATNNVSLVWNKDENVSIKIYNTLGKLVYYAKDKSLMNTLKINTSDFASGLYFVNINTVSSFTTKKLIIE; encoded by the coding sequence ATGAAAAATTACATTAGTTTATTATTAGTCGTCTGCTTTGCCAGTAATTCCTGGTCGCAAGAATACAAAGAGATGATAATAAAAGGAACCTACACTGTTCAAGAAATTCAAGCCAAAGCAGAAGCACATTTTGCAATCGTAGGAAAAGAAAGAGGAAAAGGATATAAACCTTATAAAAGATGGGAATACGATGCCTTAAGAAATATGGATGAAAATGGGATACTTAAAACACCAGAATTTTATTATAATGAATTAGAAAGATACAATCAATATAGAAACAATAGCAGTACTACTTTTGCTAAAACAGCACAAGGAACTTGGGAAGAAGTTGGACCAACCTATTGGAGCGATGACAACTCAAACGGATGGAATCCAGGAGTGGGGAGAATAACTTCAGTAAGTGTAGAAAGCGCAAACAGAAACCATATTATTGTAGGAGGAGCATCAGGAGGAGTATGGAGAACTGTAGACGGAGGAACAACTTGGACGGTTTTAACAGATAATATGTCAAATCTTACTGTTTCTGCACTAACAATAAACCCATTAGACAATACAAACTATTTTTGGGGATCTTCAAACGGAGCAATTTTTAGCTCTACAGATTCAGGAAGCACTTGGTCATTGTTGTCAGATACAGGAGCAGGAACTGTAAATAAAATATTAATAGACCCTACAGACGATACTAAAATGTATTGTAGTGTGCAAGGAGGAGGAATTTATAAATCAACAGATTCAGGAGCTACATGGACAATAATTCATGCTTTAGCAACAACGGGCTATGATGTAGAATTTAAACCAGGTGTAACAAGTACTATTTATGCAACGGGAAATAAGTACTTTAAATCTATAGACGGAGGAGTAACATTTACCACCGAAAATGCATTAAGCATCTACCAACAAGAATATGCTTCTGGAACAACAAACTGGATTTCTGCATCTTCTAATTTAAATAATACTGTAGACCCAAGAACTGGAAACGGTTTAGGATTGTTTTATATAAATAATTATAGTCACCCAGTAACGCGTTTAATACCACCAGTAGTAAATCTAACTGGAGCAACAGCTCCAAAACTTAATTTTTCTTATACAAACGTGAGTTGGGATTCGGATATTGATGAATTAAAAGTACTATATAAAACATCATTAGGAGGAACTTGGACAGTATTAGCAACTTATACAGCAGAAACAACTGCTTGGCAAGATATAACGCTAGATTTACCAAACCAGTCTTCAGAATATTATGTTGCTTTTGAAGGGAAATCAAATTATGGAAGAGGATTAACTTTGGATGATGTAAGCATAGAAGATGTAACTTTAGGAGTGCTTTTTGAAAATGGTTTTGAATCAAATTCACCACTTTCAACAGGACCAAAAATGATGGGTGTTTCGGCAAATAACCCAAATGTAGTATATATTCTAGAAGCTGAAAATGGAAAATTTGGAGCATTTTATAGATCTACAGACAGTGGTAATTCATTTACAAAGCTAAATCATGGTACAAATAACTATTTCGGGTATGAATCTAATGCAGACGATGATAGAGGACAAGCACCTAGAGATATGGACATAGCAGTAAACCCTAATGATGCTAACGATGTGCATATTGCAGGTATTTTATCTTGGAGATCAACAAACGCAGGAGATACTTTTAGCATTACTTCACAATGGGTACCAGGAAGTGCTGCAAATCAAAATATAGGCTATTGTCATGCTGATATTGATATTATGGAATATGTTGGCGATAAATTGTATGTTGGTAGCGATGGTGGAATTTTTGTAGCAGAAAATCCTTTGGTTGTAAATAGTAATTATTATACCGATTTAAGTACAGGATTAGGAATCAGACAATTCTATAAAATAGGTGTTAATCAAAATGTACCAGAAGTAATTACGGGCGGAGCTCAAGATAATGGAGCATCAGTATTTACAAGTACGGGCGTATGGAAAGATTGGTTAGGAGCAGATGGAATGGAAACATTTGTAGATAAAACAAACAATAATACGCTATACGGAACAACCCAAAACGGTTCGCTATATAAGTCGAATAATCAAGGTACAACTTATTTTGGATTAAACTCACCAGATAATAAAGATGGAAACTGGGTAACACCATTTGAACAAGATCCATTAATAGCGAATAGAATATATTCAGGATACGATCAGGTATATAGATCTAATGATGGAGGATCAACTTGGACAGCTATTTCTCAAACGTTCGGTGGTAACTTAAATCATTTAAAAATTGCACCATCAAACAATACTATTATGTTTGCTGCAATAGGTAGTACACTATATAAAACAGCAAATGGAGGAATAACAAACTGGACAACACTGAGTGGCTTTTCTGGAAGTATAAATTCTATTGCAATTCACCCTACAGATGCTAATAAAATAGCGATTGCAACAACTGGAGCTCAAAAAGTATATGTTAGTACAGACGGAGGAGTAAATTGGACAAGTTATTTAAAGAATTTACCTGGTTTTAGTGCATTAGCATTAGTATGGACAGACCACGAACAAGATGGACTTTATGTAGGGATGAATTATGGAGTATATTATATTGGAACAACAGATCCAGCAGCAGAATGGTTGCCATTTAGCAATAATTTACCAAATGTTCAAATTAGCGAATTAGAAATTAATACAGCAAGTAATAAACTATTTGCAGGAACATATGGAAGAGGGTTATGGAAATCTGATCTATTTGAACCTGGAGCATTAAACATAAGTGAATTTGAAGCATTAAATACAATATCATTATTTCCTAATCCTGCAACAAATAATGTTAGCTTAGTATGGAATAAAGACGAAAATGTATCTATAAAAATATACAATACCTTAGGTAAACTTGTATATTATGCTAAAGATAAAAGCTTAATGAATACATTAAAAATTAATACCTCAGATTTTGCGTCGGGATTATATTTTGTAAACATTAATACAGTGAGCAGTTTCACAACGAAAAAGTTAATAATAGAATAA
- a CDS encoding CTP synthase has translation MNQTKYIFVTGGVTSSLGKGIIAASLAKLLQARGYRTTIQKFDPYINVDPGTLNPYEHGECYVTDDGAETDLDLGHYERFLNVPTSQANNVTTGRVYLSVIEKERRGEFLGKTVQVVPHITNEIKERMQLLGQSGQFDIVITEIGGTVGDIESLPYIESVRQLLWELGDENGIVIHLTLVPFLAAAGELKTKPTQHSVKTLMESGIKADILVCRTEHELSDDLRQKLAIFCNVKKEAVIQSIDASTIYDVPNLMLEEGLDIVTLKKLGLEERNSPDLKNWNEFLQKHKNPKHEVSIGLVGKYVELQDSYKSILEAFIHAGAANETKVNVISIHSEYLDVKTAEEQLKGLDGILVAPGFGNRGIEGKIDTVKYARENNVPFLGICLGMQMAVIEFSRNVLGYADANSIEMNENTTHPVINLMEEQKNIINKGGTMRLGAWKCNLKENTLAQTIYGKTEIMERHRHRYEYNGKYLNELEKAGLKASGINPDTGLVEVIEIENHPFFIGVQYHPEYKSTVANPHPLFVSLVAAAVKHKNKK, from the coding sequence ATGAATCAGACAAAGTATATTTTTGTTACAGGAGGTGTAACTTCTTCTCTAGGGAAAGGAATTATCGCAGCTTCTTTAGCTAAATTGTTACAGGCACGCGGGTATAGGACAACTATTCAAAAATTTGATCCTTATATTAATGTAGATCCTGGAACACTAAATCCTTACGAACATGGAGAGTGCTATGTTACAGATGATGGAGCAGAAACTGATTTAGATTTGGGGCATTATGAAAGATTTTTAAATGTTCCAACTTCACAAGCAAACAATGTAACTACAGGAAGAGTATATTTATCTGTCATTGAAAAAGAACGTAGAGGTGAATTTCTAGGAAAAACGGTTCAAGTTGTACCTCATATTACAAATGAAATCAAAGAACGCATGCAATTATTAGGGCAAAGCGGACAATTTGATATTGTAATTACAGAAATTGGAGGAACGGTTGGAGATATTGAATCTTTACCATATATCGAATCTGTTCGTCAATTATTATGGGAATTAGGAGATGAAAATGGAATTGTAATTCATTTAACATTAGTACCATTTCTAGCAGCAGCTGGTGAATTGAAAACAAAACCAACACAGCATTCTGTTAAAACCTTAATGGAAAGTGGAATTAAAGCAGATATTTTAGTTTGTAGAACAGAACACGAACTTTCAGACGATTTACGTCAAAAGTTAGCAATCTTTTGTAATGTTAAGAAAGAAGCAGTAATTCAATCTATTGATGCGTCAACTATTTATGATGTTCCAAATTTAATGCTGGAAGAGGGATTAGATATAGTTACATTGAAAAAATTAGGTTTAGAGGAAAGAAATAGCCCAGATCTTAAAAATTGGAATGAATTTCTACAAAAACATAAAAATCCTAAACACGAAGTAAGTATTGGTTTAGTAGGTAAATATGTAGAGTTACAAGATTCATATAAATCAATTTTAGAAGCATTTATTCATGCTGGTGCTGCCAACGAGACAAAAGTAAACGTAATTTCTATACACTCAGAATATTTAGATGTCAAAACGGCAGAAGAACAACTAAAAGGATTAGATGGCATATTAGTTGCTCCTGGATTCGGTAATCGTGGAATAGAAGGTAAAATTGATACTGTTAAATATGCAAGAGAAAATAATGTTCCGTTTTTAGGAATTTGTTTAGGAATGCAAATGGCGGTTATAGAGTTTTCAAGAAATGTATTGGGTTATGCTGATGCAAACTCTATAGAAATGAATGAAAATACGACTCATCCAGTTATTAATTTAATGGAAGAGCAAAAGAATATTATTAATAAAGGTGGAACAATGCGTTTAGGTGCTTGGAAATGTAATTTGAAAGAAAATACATTAGCACAGACTATTTATGGTAAAACAGAAATAATGGAACGTCATCGTCACCGTTACGAATATAACGGAAAGTATTTGAACGAATTAGAAAAAGCGGGTTTAAAAGCTTCAGGAATTAATCCAGACACTGGTTTAGTTGAAGTGATTGAAATTGAAAACCACCCATTTTTTATAGGAGTACAATACCATCCGGAATACAAAAGTACAGTAGCAAATCCACATCCACTTTTTGTGAGTTTGGTTGCAGCAGCTGTAAAGCATAAAAACAAAAAATAA
- a CDS encoding response regulator transcription factor, producing MIRIVIAEDHQALIDGIKLALEYEEEITVVGEALDGEMLVELVRNKEPDIVVTDIRMPKCDGITATRIIKKEFPNINLIAFSMFDQDEAIDQMKKAGAIGYIMKSSSLKKLIEAIKSVSKNIPYYDDAIITKDNLTKEEIILSKREKEILRFVGEGKTSQEIADLLFVAKSTVDTHRKNILKKMNIYGKTDLIRFAIERKYDF from the coding sequence ATGATACGAATTGTTATAGCAGAAGACCATCAAGCATTAATAGATGGAATAAAATTAGCGTTAGAATATGAAGAAGAAATAACGGTAGTTGGTGAAGCTTTAGACGGAGAAATGTTGGTAGAATTAGTAAGAAACAAAGAACCAGATATTGTAGTAACCGATATAAGAATGCCAAAATGCGACGGAATTACAGCAACGCGAATAATAAAAAAAGAATTTCCGAATATTAATCTAATAGCCTTTAGTATGTTCGATCAAGACGAAGCCATTGATCAAATGAAAAAAGCTGGAGCAATTGGATATATAATGAAGAGTTCATCTTTGAAAAAATTAATAGAAGCAATAAAAAGTGTCTCAAAAAACATACCCTATTATGATGATGCAATAATTACGAAAGACAATCTAACCAAAGAAGAAATCATTTTAAGCAAAAGAGAAAAAGAAATTTTAAGATTTGTTGGAGAAGGGAAAACATCGCAAGAAATTGCAGACCTATTATTTGTTGCAAAAAGTACTGTAGATACCCATAGAAAAAACATACTTAAAAAAATGAATATTTACGGCAAAACCGATCTTATCCGATTTGCTATCGAAAGAAAATACGACTTCTAA
- a CDS encoding choice-of-anchor I family protein, protein MRTKITLLLFLISLQSIKAKTFTCNHSATERLSKNIIASTFLTTDISFSTEFSIVNENDNSVNVIISLTNPSTGTTSVDLIASSNSTATNGTQYTFSNQTVTFAANETSVTVTIPIINNTSFYGDTYFILELSNPVDGTIVGTTKKTVYILEDEENTPSTSSALDINFLASYLVDATGSAEIVAHDPVSQRLFVMNSTVSKIEILDFSNPSAITPIQSVDLSTYGIGGTSIAVKNGMIAATVETANFANGKVIFMDTNGNIGAVVEVGVLPDMVTFTPDGTKVITANEGQPNDDYTIDPEGSISIIDVTAGYNAIQQSDVTLLDFNAFDSQLATLKANNVRIYGVNASVSKDLEPEYITVAADGLTAWVTLQENNALATIDLVTNQITTITPLGFKDHMLAGNEFDTSDQFGEIFMGNWPVKGMYMPDAIANYTVGGTTYLVTANEGDSRDYNGLSEEKRVGSGSFVLDPTVFPNADFLKDNKNLGRLTVSNVTGDIDNDGDFDEIHVFGTRSFSIWNATTGALVYDSGSDFERITAADPVYGALFNASNSSTSLKNRSDNKGPEPEGITIAEIDGATYAFITLERIGGLMTYDITNPMAPTFISYKNSRNTSSLGGDLGPEGIIYIAPQDSPVNKGLVIMANEVSATLSLYEISNDLLSNESFTQKNNFVIYPNPTKNGKVYFNEPVSISLYDMVGKKLIEKENTLSLEMNYPKGIYFIKTKDGITQKVVVE, encoded by the coding sequence ATGAGAACAAAAATTACTTTACTATTATTCCTTATTTCACTCCAAAGTATTAAAGCTAAAACCTTTACTTGTAATCATTCTGCAACAGAACGACTTTCTAAAAATATAATTGCATCAACATTTCTTACTACAGATATATCTTTTTCTACTGAATTTTCTATTGTAAATGAAAATGATAATAGTGTAAATGTTATTATTTCTTTAACGAATCCTTCTACAGGGACAACTTCTGTTGATTTAATAGCATCTTCTAATAGTACAGCTACCAATGGTACTCAATATACTTTTTCAAATCAAACGGTTACTTTTGCTGCCAATGAAACTTCTGTAACCGTAACTATACCTATTATTAATAACACTTCATTTTATGGAGATACGTATTTTATTTTAGAACTATCAAATCCTGTAGACGGAACAATTGTTGGTACTACTAAAAAAACTGTTTACATCTTAGAAGATGAAGAAAATACGCCTTCTACTTCTAGTGCTTTAGACATTAATTTTCTAGCAAGCTATCTTGTTGACGCAACTGGTTCTGCCGAAATTGTAGCTCATGATCCTGTTTCGCAACGATTATTTGTAATGAACTCTACAGTTTCAAAAATTGAAATTTTAGATTTTTCAAATCCGTCTGCAATAACTCCAATTCAATCTGTTGATCTTTCAACTTATGGAATTGGCGGAACAAGTATAGCGGTTAAAAATGGTATGATTGCTGCCACTGTTGAAACGGCTAATTTTGCGAATGGAAAAGTAATTTTTATGGATACAAATGGAAACATTGGTGCTGTTGTGGAAGTAGGTGTGCTACCTGATATGGTTACTTTTACGCCAGATGGAACAAAAGTAATTACTGCGAATGAAGGACAACCTAATGATGATTACACAATTGATCCAGAAGGAAGTATTTCTATTATTGATGTAACTGCTGGTTATAATGCCATTCAACAAAGTGATGTTACATTGTTAGATTTTAATGCCTTTGATAGTCAATTAGCTACTTTAAAAGCCAATAATGTTCGAATTTATGGTGTGAATGCAAGCGTTTCTAAAGATCTAGAACCAGAATATATTACTGTTGCTGCCGATGGATTGACGGCTTGGGTAACTTTACAAGAAAACAATGCTTTAGCAACTATAGATTTAGTAACAAATCAAATTACAACAATTACTCCTTTAGGTTTTAAAGATCATATGTTAGCAGGGAACGAGTTCGATACTTCCGATCAATTTGGAGAAATATTTATGGGAAACTGGCCTGTTAAAGGAATGTATATGCCTGATGCTATTGCTAACTATACTGTTGGTGGAACTACCTATTTGGTTACTGCTAATGAAGGAGATTCTAGAGATTATAATGGTCTTTCTGAAGAAAAAAGAGTGGGAAGCGGTAGTTTTGTTTTAGACCCAACTGTATTTCCTAATGCCGATTTTTTAAAAGACAATAAAAACTTAGGTCGATTAACGGTTTCTAATGTTACTGGTGATATTGACAACGATGGTGATTTTGATGAAATTCATGTATTTGGAACACGTTCATTTAGTATTTGGAATGCTACAACAGGAGCATTAGTCTATGATAGTGGTTCCGACTTTGAAAGAATTACAGCTGCCGACCCTGTTTATGGTGCTTTATTTAACGCAAGTAATAGTAGTACTTCTTTAAAAAATAGAAGTGACAACAAAGGTCCAGAACCTGAAGGTATTACTATTGCTGAAATAGATGGTGCTACTTATGCCTTTATTACTTTAGAAAGAATTGGTGGTTTAATGACCTATGATATTACGAATCCAATGGCTCCAACGTTTATTTCATACAAGAATAGTAGAAACACATCTAGCCTTGGAGGAGATTTAGGTCCAGAAGGAATTATTTATATTGCTCCACAAGATAGTCCTGTAAACAAAGGATTAGTTATTATGGCTAATGAAGTGAGTGCTACTTTAAGTTTATATGAGATATCGAATGATCTTTTATCGAATGAATCGTTTACTCAAAAAAATAATTTTGTAATTTATCCGAACCCTACAAAAAACGGTAAGGTGTATTTTAATGAACCAGTTAGTATTAGTTTGTATGATATGGTTGGTAAGAAACTGATTGAAAAAGAAAACACACTAAGTCTAGAAATGAATTACCCAAAAGGGATTTATTTTATAAAAACAAAAGATGGAATCACACAAAAAGTAGTTGTTGAATAA
- a CDS encoding RDD family protein — MEVSKLNRFLALFIDGLIFSIPAYIVGALGLGMVDTIISLLSLVYLLIKDALFEGQSIGKKIMKYKAVREDGSSLKGDFVTSLKRNITLLLIIVDPILVLLDKPRLGDGIAQTKVVNV, encoded by the coding sequence ATGGAAGTATCAAAATTAAACAGATTTTTAGCATTATTTATTGATGGTCTAATTTTTTCTATACCCGCTTATATTGTCGGTGCTTTAGGTTTAGGCATGGTAGACACAATTATTTCTCTATTGAGTCTCGTTTACTTATTAATTAAAGATGCCTTATTTGAAGGACAAAGTATTGGCAAAAAAATAATGAAGTACAAAGCTGTAAGAGAAGATGGTTCTTCTTTAAAAGGTGATTTTGTTACTAGCTTGAAAAGAAATATAACACTATTATTAATCATTGTTGATCCGATTTTAGTTTTACTAGATAAGCCAAGACTTGGTGATGGAATTGCTCAAACTAAAGTAGTAAATGTTTAA